Below is a window of Candidatus Eisenbacteria bacterium DNA.
CCGTGGCTCTCGAAGCTCACCCATCCCGCCACCACGGTCAGGCTGCCCGCGCCCGTGGGATCCACCTCGAGCTCGTAGACACAACCGAGATCGACCGCGGTGGCCGAAGGCGTATCGACGACGAAGCGGCGCGGCGGCGCCAGGATGTAAGCCTCGAGCGCCCCGCGCTCGAGCGCAAGACGGTGAACCTGACCCTGCCGGCGCAGCACGCGCAGCCGGCTGTTCGGGGCGATCGACACGAAGCCGATCCGCCCGATCTCGAGTCGCGCGCTGGAGCCCGCGTTGGTCTCGATCCACGAGCCGAGCGCGATGCGGCCCCGGCCGCGCAGCTCGCGCTCGCCCACCTGCGGCGCCCCGCTCGTCGCCGCCACCCGCCAGGTGAACGTGTCGAAGAGCCAGAAGCCGGCGAGCACCGGGACGGCGATCAGCGCCGCCGCGACCAGCCACCGCATCGGTCGCGACACCGGACGCCGCCGGGTCTTCGGGGTCGTCACCGGCATCTCCTCGGGAAGGCTCAGCGGCCGCTCATGGTGGCCGTACCTGGACAGCAGC
It encodes the following:
- a CDS encoding FecR domain-containing protein; this translates as MSDRYLWDKGGPPDPEVQKLEQLLSRYGHHERPLSLPEEMPVTTPKTRRRPVSRPMRWLVAAALIAVPVLAGFWLFDTFTWRVAATSGAPQVGERELRGRGRIALGSWIETNAGSSARLEIGRIGFVSIAPNSRLRVLRRQGQVHRLALERGALEAYILAPPRRFVVDTPSATAVDLGCVYELEVDPTGAGSLTVVAGWVSFESHGRESFVPAGARCTTRPGRGPGTPHFTDAPPALKNALFDVDRAEADAPDSALSRVLSSARREDAFTLWHLLVRLAPADRSTVYDRLAVLVPPPRMITREGVIGGDRAMLDAWWDALGLGLTKDWRRWKGADPGQRRS